Proteins encoded by one window of Vibrio panuliri:
- a CDS encoding ABC transporter permease — protein MLDLQGYEASILKGALVTIEVALLSLLLAVVLGMLGALAKLAPYRWARAIATLYTTIIRGIPDLVLMMLIFFGGQILLNNSLYSINEWLNEWFTSSNPDHEWVSYLPDYIDVSPFIAGVLTIGFIFGAYMAETFRGAIMAVDKGELEAAKAYGMSSALAFRRILFPQMVRHALPGFGNNWLVLLKTTALVSIIGLEDMVRVSALAAGSTKMPFTFYMAVAIIFLFFTSVSTGLLKLVERKFSIHAR, from the coding sequence ATGCTGGATCTTCAAGGATATGAAGCCTCGATTTTAAAAGGCGCGCTTGTCACTATAGAAGTGGCATTGCTATCACTTTTGCTGGCCGTCGTGCTCGGAATGTTGGGCGCTTTAGCTAAGCTTGCCCCTTATCGCTGGGCTAGGGCGATTGCAACGTTATACACCACTATTATCCGGGGTATACCCGATTTAGTGTTGATGATGTTGATTTTCTTCGGCGGGCAAATTCTTCTCAACAACAGTCTCTATTCAATCAATGAGTGGCTCAATGAATGGTTTACGTCCAGTAATCCTGATCATGAATGGGTCTCTTATCTGCCAGACTATATTGATGTCAGTCCATTTATTGCCGGCGTGTTGACGATTGGCTTTATTTTTGGAGCCTATATGGCCGAAACATTTCGTGGCGCAATTATGGCCGTGGATAAAGGGGAACTTGAGGCTGCCAAAGCTTATGGTATGAGCTCCGCCCTCGCGTTTCGACGCATTTTGTTTCCGCAAATGGTTCGCCATGCCTTGCCGGGCTTTGGCAATAACTGGTTAGTGTTATTAAAGACGACAGCATTGGTTTCTATTATCGGTTTAGAGGATATGGTGCGGGTGAGTGCTTTGGCTGCAGGGTCAACGAAAATGCCGTTTACCTTTTATATGGCTGTCGCAATCATCTTTCTATTTTTTACCAGCGTTTCAACTGGCCTACTTAAGTTGGTCGAACGTAAGTTCAGTATCCATGCGAGGTAA
- a CDS encoding ABC transporter substrate-binding protein encodes MKKWLVVAALAATTVTGMAQAKDWKTVRFGIEGAYPPFSWTEADGSLKGFDVDMANALCKEMDVKCKIVPQDWDGIIPSLLARKYDAIIAAMSITEERKKKVDFTGKYALIPNKFIAKKGAGLDFDNLDGVKIGVQRATTHDKYLTDNYDKVEIVRYGSFDEAYLDLANGRIAAVLGDASALEEGVLNAKGGEGYEFVGPSLTDPQWFGEGFGIAVRKQDKDLTTKLDAAILSLREKGIYQEIAAKYFNYDVYGK; translated from the coding sequence ATGAAAAAGTGGTTAGTAGTAGCAGCACTTGCAGCTACAACAGTGACAGGCATGGCTCAAGCGAAAGATTGGAAGACAGTTCGCTTTGGTATTGAAGGCGCTTATCCTCCCTTTAGCTGGACAGAAGCAGACGGCTCTTTGAAAGGCTTTGACGTAGATATGGCCAATGCGCTGTGTAAAGAAATGGACGTGAAATGTAAGATCGTGCCTCAAGATTGGGATGGCATTATTCCATCTCTACTAGCGCGCAAGTACGACGCAATCATTGCCGCGATGTCGATTACCGAAGAGCGTAAAAAGAAAGTGGACTTCACGGGTAAATATGCCCTGATTCCAAACAAATTTATTGCCAAGAAAGGCGCGGGTCTAGACTTTGACAACCTAGATGGCGTGAAGATCGGTGTGCAGCGTGCGACGACGCACGACAAGTACCTAACCGACAATTACGATAAAGTTGAGATTGTTCGTTATGGTTCTTTCGACGAGGCGTACCTTGATCTCGCCAATGGTCGCATCGCCGCGGTACTGGGTGACGCTTCAGCGCTTGAAGAAGGTGTTCTGAATGCGAAAGGTGGCGAGGGCTACGAGTTTGTAGGTCCTTCTCTCACTGACCCACAATGGTTCGGTGAAGGTTTTGGTATTGCAGTGCGTAAACAAGACAAAGATCTTACGACCAAACTTGATGCCGCTATCCTTTCGCTGCGTGAAAAAGGAATCTACCAAGAGATTGCAGCAAAATACTTCAACTATGATGTTTACGGTAAGTAG
- a CDS encoding ABC transporter ATP-binding protein, whose product MTDVPALNINNLHKTFGQNEVLKGISLEAHKGDVISIIGSSGSGKSTFLRCINLLEIPTKGDIWVNGELIEMKANRQGEAVPANEKQVQRIRSRLAMVFQGFNLWSHLTVLENVIEAPVHVLGVPKAQAIENAELLLKKVGLYERKDYYPGHLSGGQQQRAAIARALAVDPEVMLFDEPTSALDPELVGEVLGVMRDLAEEGRTMLVVTHEMAFARDVSNHVMFLHQGLVEEQGDPAKLFTQPESERLQQFISSIY is encoded by the coding sequence ATGACAGATGTACCGGCGCTAAATATCAATAACTTGCACAAGACCTTTGGGCAGAACGAAGTATTAAAAGGCATATCTTTAGAAGCGCATAAAGGCGATGTGATTTCCATTATCGGTTCATCTGGTTCAGGCAAGAGCACTTTCTTGCGTTGTATCAATCTTCTTGAAATTCCTACAAAAGGCGACATCTGGGTTAACGGTGAGTTGATTGAGATGAAAGCCAATCGTCAAGGTGAGGCGGTTCCTGCCAACGAAAAACAAGTTCAGCGTATTCGTTCGCGTTTAGCGATGGTATTCCAAGGGTTTAATCTTTGGTCTCATTTGACTGTGCTTGAAAATGTGATCGAGGCCCCAGTTCATGTGCTAGGTGTGCCAAAAGCTCAAGCGATTGAAAATGCAGAGTTACTGTTAAAAAAAGTCGGATTGTACGAGCGTAAAGATTATTACCCGGGACATTTGTCTGGTGGTCAGCAACAAAGAGCGGCTATCGCTAGGGCGTTGGCGGTTGATCCAGAGGTGATGCTGTTTGACGAGCCGACGTCTGCACTGGATCCCGAACTGGTTGGTGAAGTGCTAGGTGTTATGCGCGACCTTGCCGAAGAAGGGCGCACAATGCTGGTGGTTACACATGAAATGGCTTTCGCACGCGACGTTTCCAATCACGTCATGTTCCTGCACCAAGGCTTGGTGGAAGAGCAAGGTGATCCGGCCAAGTTGTTTACCCAACCAGAATCAGAACGATTGCAACAGTTTATATCATCTATTTATTAA
- a CDS encoding DUF3360 family protein: MSDAVNKPHSDSDIENKSYRELHRPSSEFASRSDYLDHELQIMKPRRFGLNLPGRDFRFELEDLVPALAGTIGIIAMYSAVMMSWAEGLTAAWDHVNLGKDFAIEVARVEMLIPALLFCVLASGFINPKANLAGNHGPMIPLIATIALAGAHPLALAILIGVFGLILSFLKGGSKLVNLTSEGTAGGLLIFLGLTGTVSQITSIQEWAVGLQSDTVAAGSMGYVGLVVLAVTIVLYAYLAKVNKRWLAIPVCAFTGLAIALAFGAGFDIKFETEMGLPNLNPIYWWGSTEEGWMLGLPTVQHFIASLPFAILAVAMWSPDFLGHRIFQELNYPKKTEKVLMDVDDTMTMCSFRQMVGTAVGGGNITSSWGTYMIPAAIAKRPIPAGAILLGSLCIIVAILGFPMDVAVWPPVMRVALLVGVSLPLLEAGMQMVKDAKDSQAAGICIFGSAVVNPVLAWALTMLLDNNGLIGDKERAARLSFVDKIVIPVGVLVICLVAMLAVGMLEDQFGIPAFL; the protein is encoded by the coding sequence ATGTCAGACGCAGTCAATAAGCCGCACTCTGATTCGGATATCGAAAACAAGAGCTATCGCGAGCTGCATCGTCCGTCATCGGAATTTGCATCACGTTCCGATTACCTAGATCACGAACTTCAAATCATGAAGCCACGCCGTTTTGGTTTAAACCTACCTGGTCGTGACTTCCGTTTCGAGCTTGAGGACTTAGTTCCAGCTCTAGCGGGTACCATCGGCATCATCGCGATGTACTCGGCAGTAATGATGTCTTGGGCAGAAGGTCTGACAGCTGCTTGGGACCACGTAAATCTTGGTAAAGATTTCGCGATTGAAGTTGCACGTGTAGAGATGCTAATCCCTGCATTACTTTTCTGTGTTCTTGCTTCAGGTTTTATTAACCCTAAAGCAAACCTTGCTGGTAACCATGGTCCGATGATTCCACTTATCGCGACTATCGCACTAGCAGGTGCTCACCCTCTTGCGCTTGCAATTCTTATCGGTGTATTCGGCCTGATCCTAAGTTTCTTAAAAGGTGGCTCGAAACTGGTTAACCTCACCTCTGAGGGTACCGCCGGTGGTCTACTAATATTCCTCGGTCTAACTGGTACGGTAAGTCAGATTACTTCTATCCAAGAATGGGCAGTTGGTCTTCAGTCTGACACTGTTGCTGCAGGTAGCATGGGTTATGTAGGTCTAGTAGTACTAGCAGTAACGATTGTTCTTTACGCATACCTTGCGAAAGTGAACAAACGCTGGCTAGCGATCCCTGTATGTGCGTTTACTGGTCTTGCAATTGCATTAGCATTTGGCGCAGGTTTCGATATTAAATTCGAAACAGAAATGGGTCTACCAAACCTAAACCCTATCTATTGGTGGGGCAGCACTGAAGAAGGTTGGATGCTAGGTCTACCAACTGTACAGCACTTTATTGCATCTCTACCATTTGCAATTCTTGCTGTAGCAATGTGGTCTCCTGACTTCCTAGGTCACCGTATCTTCCAAGAACTAAACTATCCTAAGAAGACTGAAAAAGTACTAATGGACGTTGATGACACTATGACTATGTGTTCATTCCGTCAAATGGTTGGTACTGCGGTTGGTGGTGGTAACATCACTTCTTCATGGGGTACATACATGATCCCAGCAGCAATCGCGAAACGCCCAATCCCAGCAGGTGCGATTCTTCTTGGTTCTCTATGTATTATTGTTGCGATTCTAGGTTTCCCAATGGACGTAGCGGTATGGCCACCAGTAATGCGTGTAGCACTACTAGTAGGTGTATCTCTTCCTCTACTTGAAGCTGGTATGCAGATGGTTAAAGACGCAAAAGACTCTCAAGCGGCTGGTATCTGTATCTTCGGTTCTGCGGTTGTTAACCCAGTACTAGCATGGGCACTAACCATGCTACTAGACAACAACGGTTTGATCGGTGACAAAGAGCGTGCTGCACGTCTAAGTTTTGTCGATAAAATCGTTATCCCAGTAGGCGTTCTAGTTATCTGTCTAGTTGCAATGCTTGCTGTTGGTATGCTTGAAGACCAATTCGGTATCCCTGCATTCCTATAA
- the pflB gene encoding formate C-acetyltransferase gives MAEQFAKAWEGFAQGDWQNEVNVRDFIQKNYTPYEGDESFLVSEGTEATNKLWAKVMEGIKIENSTHAPVDFDTDLISTITAHDAGYIEKDLETIVGLQTDAPLKRAIIPNGGIRMVEGSCKAYNRELSPEISKIYTEYRKTHNAGVFDIYTPDILACRKSGVLTGLPDAYGRGRIIGDYRRVALYGIDFLMKDKLAQFKSLQERFENGEDLQMTMQLREEIAEQHRALGQMKQMAAKYGYDISAPAETAQEAIQWTYFGYLAAVKSQNGAAMSLGRTSTFLDIYIERDIAAGKITEEQAQEMIDHFVMKLRMVRFLRTPEYDDLFSGDPIWATESMGGMGLDGRTLVTRTNFRFLNSLYTMGPSPEPNITVLWSEQLPDGFKRFCAKVSIDTSSIQYENDDLMRPDMNSDDYAIACCVSPMVVGKQMQFFGARANLAKTMLYAINGGVDEKLKMQVGPVMPKITSEVLNFDEVWSNLDHFMDWLAKQYVAALNAIHFMHDKYSYEAALMALHDRDVFRTMACGIAGLSIAADSLSAIKHAKVKPIRDEDGIAIDFEIEGDYPKFGNNDARVDDIACELVEVFMNKIRKLKTYRGAVPTQSILTITSNVVYGKKTGNTPDGRRAGAPFAPGANPMHGRDEKGAVASLTSVGKLPFAHAKDGISYTFSIVPNALGKEEASQRANLAGLMDGYFHHEAGVEGGQHLNVNVLNRETLEDAVKHPEKYPQLTIRVSGYAVRFNSLTAEQQADVIARTFTESL, from the coding sequence ATGGCAGAGCAATTTGCTAAAGCTTGGGAAGGTTTTGCACAGGGTGACTGGCAAAACGAAGTAAACGTACGTGATTTCATTCAGAAAAACTACACTCCGTACGAAGGCGATGAATCTTTCCTAGTTTCTGAAGGTACTGAAGCAACTAACAAGCTTTGGGCTAAGGTAATGGAAGGTATCAAAATTGAGAACTCAACTCACGCACCAGTTGATTTCGATACTGACCTTATCTCTACCATCACTGCTCACGATGCAGGCTACATCGAAAAAGATCTAGAGACTATCGTTGGTCTACAAACTGACGCTCCTCTAAAACGCGCTATCATCCCTAACGGTGGTATCCGCATGGTTGAAGGTTCTTGCAAAGCGTACAACCGCGAGCTAAGCCCTGAAATCTCTAAAATCTACACTGAATACCGCAAAACACACAACGCTGGTGTATTTGATATCTACACTCCTGATATCCTAGCTTGTCGTAAGTCTGGTGTTCTAACTGGTCTTCCAGATGCATACGGTCGTGGTCGTATCATCGGTGACTACCGTCGCGTTGCGCTATACGGTATCGACTTCCTAATGAAGGACAAACTGGCTCAATTCAAGTCTCTACAAGAGCGTTTTGAGAACGGTGAAGACCTTCAAATGACTATGCAGCTTCGCGAAGAAATCGCTGAGCAACACCGTGCTCTAGGCCAAATGAAACAAATGGCTGCGAAATACGGTTACGACATCTCAGCTCCTGCTGAAACTGCACAAGAAGCTATCCAATGGACTTACTTCGGCTACCTAGCTGCTGTTAAGTCTCAAAACGGTGCTGCAATGTCTCTAGGCCGTACTTCTACGTTCCTAGACATCTACATCGAGCGTGATATCGCTGCTGGTAAGATCACTGAAGAACAAGCTCAGGAAATGATCGACCACTTCGTAATGAAACTACGTATGGTTCGTTTCCTACGTACTCCTGAGTACGATGACCTATTCTCTGGCGACCCAATCTGGGCAACAGAATCTATGGGTGGTATGGGTCTTGACGGTCGTACACTTGTTACTCGTACGAACTTCCGTTTCCTAAACTCTCTATACACAATGGGTCCTTCTCCAGAGCCAAACATCACTGTACTTTGGTCTGAGCAACTACCTGACGGCTTCAAACGTTTCTGTGCTAAAGTATCTATCGATACTTCATCTATCCAGTACGAAAACGACGACCTAATGCGTCCAGACATGAACTCTGACGACTACGCAATCGCATGTTGTGTATCTCCAATGGTTGTTGGTAAGCAAATGCAGTTCTTCGGCGCTCGTGCAAACCTTGCAAAAACGATGCTTTACGCAATCAACGGTGGTGTTGATGAGAAGCTAAAAATGCAAGTTGGTCCAGTAATGCCTAAGATCACTTCAGAAGTACTAAACTTCGACGAAGTGTGGAGCAACCTAGACCACTTCATGGACTGGCTAGCTAAGCAATACGTTGCTGCACTAAACGCAATCCACTTCATGCACGACAAGTACAGCTACGAAGCTGCACTAATGGCTCTACATGACCGTGACGTTTTCCGCACAATGGCATGTGGTATCGCTGGTCTGTCTATCGCAGCTGACTCACTTTCTGCAATCAAGCACGCGAAAGTGAAACCAATCCGTGACGAAGATGGCATCGCTATCGACTTCGAAATCGAAGGCGACTACCCTAAATTTGGTAACAACGATGCTCGCGTAGATGACATTGCTTGTGAACTTGTTGAAGTGTTCATGAACAAGATCCGTAAGCTTAAGACTTACCGTGGTGCTGTTCCTACTCAGTCTATCCTAACTATCACTTCAAACGTGGTATACGGTAAGAAGACTGGTAACACTCCAGACGGTCGTCGCGCAGGCGCTCCATTCGCACCAGGTGCTAACCCAATGCACGGTCGCGATGAGAAAGGTGCTGTAGCTTCACTTACTTCTGTAGGTAAACTACCGTTTGCACACGCTAAAGATGGTATCTCATACACATTCTCTATCGTACCAAACGCTCTAGGTAAAGAAGAAGCTAGCCAACGTGCTAACCTTGCTGGTCTAATGGATGGTTACTTCCACCACGAAGCTGGCGTAGAAGGCGGTCAACACCTAAACGTGAACGTTCTTAACCGTGAAACTCTAGAAGACGCAGTTAAGCACCCTGAGAAATACCCTCAGCTAACAATCCGCGTTTCTGGTTACGCTGTACGCTTTAACTCTCTAACTGCAGAGCAACAAGCTGACGTAATCGCACGTACTTTCACTGAGTCTCTATAA
- a CDS encoding lipid A deacylase LpxR family protein, whose product MKTRMTLLLSSLIAFNSLAAESATFSLSMDNDGLFAYDQEYTNGLFASYTTSELPSQRRLSWLSLSSHSLDKYEFVLGQKMYTPRDLSAEEPLANQRPYAGVLLGEVNYISILPQRVARTNFTLGTVGEHSLAAKAQRLVHDITDSEFPNGWDNQVEEGIVANVGYLNHLAWYRSAPSNDNQFEVANISEANLGTLRSDVSSGFMFRWGENLTSSFGSANIDNEMPFRASLLGRGKESWFAYTGAEIRYRFNDVTLEGDRPEILHPERYPITLEKLQATAVAGFAWYNENFGASLTAAIGTIEYQESQDNYHANASFSLFFFL is encoded by the coding sequence ATGAAGACCCGAATGACTTTGCTTCTCAGCAGCCTCATAGCGTTCAATAGCCTTGCTGCAGAAAGCGCCACTTTTTCCCTAAGTATGGATAATGATGGACTGTTTGCTTATGACCAAGAGTACACCAATGGTTTGTTCGCTTCTTACACCACCAGCGAACTGCCATCACAACGCCGACTATCTTGGCTAAGTCTCTCTTCCCACTCGCTCGATAAATATGAGTTTGTCCTTGGGCAGAAAATGTATACACCCCGAGATCTCAGCGCTGAAGAGCCGTTAGCCAACCAACGACCTTATGCGGGTGTACTGCTTGGAGAAGTAAACTATATCTCGATTCTTCCTCAAAGAGTCGCTCGCACAAACTTCACCCTAGGAACTGTCGGTGAACACTCATTAGCCGCTAAAGCACAACGATTAGTCCACGATATTACTGATTCTGAATTTCCCAACGGTTGGGATAACCAAGTTGAAGAAGGCATTGTGGCCAACGTTGGCTACCTCAACCATCTCGCTTGGTATCGTTCCGCGCCTAGTAATGACAACCAATTTGAAGTTGCCAATATTTCAGAGGCCAATCTCGGCACTTTACGCAGCGACGTATCAAGTGGATTTATGTTTCGCTGGGGAGAAAACTTAACGAGCAGCTTTGGCTCAGCAAACATCGACAATGAAATGCCATTTCGTGCCAGTTTATTAGGAAGAGGAAAAGAAAGCTGGTTTGCCTATACAGGTGCAGAAATTCGTTATCGGTTTAATGATGTGACATTGGAAGGAGACCGGCCAGAAATTTTACACCCTGAACGTTACCCGATCACACTCGAAAAACTGCAGGCGACGGCGGTCGCCGGATTCGCATGGTATAACGAAAACTTTGGTGCCAGTCTCACCGCAGCCATTGGAACAATTGAATACCAAGAATCACAGGATAACTATCATGCTAACGCGTCGTTTTCCTTATTCTTTTTCCTCTAA
- the pflA gene encoding pyruvate formate lyase 1-activating protein, producing MSTIGRIHSYESCGTVDGPGIRFIVFLQGCLMRCKYCHNRDTWDTHDGKEVTVEEIINEAKSYRHFMNASGGGITCSGGEAMLQPEFVRDLFSAAQAEGIHTCLDTNGYIRKHTDVVDEVLEVTDLVMLDLKHMKDEIHQDFIGVSNRRVLDFARYLHKIGQKTWIRYVVVPGYTDEEEAAHMLGEFIKDMDNIEKVELLPYHKLGAHKWEALGFEYPLEGVNPPPKETMEKIKSILEQYHSNVKY from the coding sequence ATGTCAACAATTGGTCGTATTCATTCTTATGAATCATGTGGCACTGTCGATGGCCCTGGAATTCGCTTTATTGTCTTCCTTCAAGGCTGCTTAATGCGTTGTAAATATTGTCATAACCGCGATACGTGGGATACGCATGACGGAAAAGAAGTGACCGTTGAAGAGATCATTAATGAAGCAAAAAGCTACCGTCACTTTATGAATGCATCCGGTGGTGGCATCACCTGTTCGGGTGGTGAAGCGATGTTGCAACCAGAATTTGTTCGCGACTTGTTCAGCGCAGCTCAAGCAGAGGGTATCCACACCTGTCTAGATACCAACGGTTATATCCGTAAGCACACAGATGTGGTTGATGAAGTGCTTGAAGTCACGGATCTTGTTATGCTTGACCTTAAGCATATGAAAGATGAGATTCACCAGGATTTTATTGGTGTATCTAACCGTCGTGTGCTTGATTTCGCGCGCTACCTGCACAAAATCGGTCAAAAAACTTGGATTCGCTACGTGGTTGTACCTGGCTACACAGACGAAGAAGAAGCTGCGCACATGCTTGGCGAATTTATCAAAGATATGGACAACATTGAGAAAGTTGAACTGTTGCCATACCACAAACTCGGCGCGCACAAATGGGAAGCGCTAGGATTCGAATACCCTCTTGAAGGCGTGAACCCACCGCCAAAAGAAACCATGGAAAAGATCAAATCTATTCTTGAGCAGTACCACTCGAACGTTAAGTACTGA
- a CDS encoding linear amide C-N hydrolase, whose translation MKKSILALAFAACFNFSANACTGISLSTTDHDYIQARTIEWGHSDLNSKLIISPRNYSYTSTLPDQKQGLKWKSQYGFVGISVSDDKFIAEGVNEKGLSAGLFYFRNYGSLAKYDPNETANNITDMDFVRWMLSQFESVEQVEAALNQIKIVTVYFDQQGNPSPTAHWRVSDKNGNSIVIEIMDHGQIHIHKNSAKVLTNSPDYAWHVTNLNNYINLHPGTSGEQQINGVTAQSFGVGSAFVGLPGDISPPSRFVRAAFYVNTAPELRSSSQAVAQAFHILNNFDIPIGSEFNDKSHIPDLPSATQWTSVIDQSNGLLFYKTMHDSTIRRVDLGQLDFNAKTEHKQPLDKGRFHYQDVKIQ comes from the coding sequence ATGAAAAAATCGATATTGGCATTAGCTTTCGCAGCATGCTTCAACTTTTCTGCCAATGCCTGTACAGGCATTTCACTCTCCACGACCGACCACGACTACATTCAAGCGAGAACGATCGAGTGGGGGCACAGCGACTTAAACAGTAAGCTAATTATTTCACCAAGAAACTACTCTTACACATCAACCCTGCCAGATCAAAAGCAAGGTTTAAAATGGAAGAGTCAGTATGGCTTTGTCGGTATTTCTGTTAGTGATGACAAGTTTATCGCGGAAGGGGTGAATGAAAAGGGGCTGAGTGCGGGGCTATTTTATTTCCGCAACTATGGCTCACTCGCGAAATATGACCCAAATGAAACGGCCAACAACATTACCGATATGGACTTTGTTCGTTGGATGTTGAGTCAGTTTGAAAGCGTTGAACAAGTAGAAGCCGCGTTGAATCAGATTAAAATTGTGACGGTTTACTTTGATCAGCAGGGCAATCCAAGCCCCACCGCACACTGGCGAGTGTCTGACAAAAATGGCAACAGTATCGTGATCGAGATTATGGATCATGGTCAGATTCATATCCATAAAAATAGCGCTAAGGTACTGACCAACTCACCAGACTACGCATGGCATGTCACCAATCTAAACAACTACATCAATCTGCATCCTGGCACCAGTGGTGAGCAGCAGATCAATGGGGTGACCGCACAGTCATTTGGTGTGGGTTCAGCGTTCGTTGGGTTACCGGGTGATATTTCGCCACCATCGCGGTTTGTTAGAGCGGCATTCTATGTCAACACGGCACCTGAACTTCGTAGCTCTTCTCAGGCAGTGGCACAAGCGTTTCATATTTTGAATAACTTTGATATTCCGATTGGTAGTGAATTTAACGACAAATCTCATATTCCAGACTTGCCCAGCGCAACGCAATGGACATCAGTGATCGATCAAAGTAATGGTTTATTGTTTTATAAAACGATGCACGACAGCACGATTCGTCGCGTCGATTTGGGGCAGTTAGACTTTAACGCCAAAACGGAGCATAAACAGCCGTTGGATAAAGGACGTTTCCATTATCAAGATGTGAAAATTCAATGA
- a CDS encoding energy-coupling factor ABC transporter permease, producing MQLSYLWMWGFALIALVPCISDARTIFIPKLKSEPSFQHLTCAVCFSLFLLWSAEAGIKPGLDIHFLALTSLCLMYGWRVAYLLCVPIALSLALFGTLTLEAMGQYLLLSCLIPLLTSYVVFLLSYRYLPRNIFVYIFVAGFFNGAITGSVHILSTSFFHLVMDSHDWATIVDNYLVFIVLLAFPEGLLNGMAVAVLSVFKPEWLRTFSDRDYIYNHYHKK from the coding sequence GTGCAACTCAGCTACCTTTGGATGTGGGGATTTGCCCTAATCGCTTTGGTTCCGTGTATCAGTGATGCGCGAACCATTTTCATCCCAAAGCTAAAAAGTGAGCCCAGTTTTCAACATTTAACCTGCGCGGTTTGTTTCTCACTCTTTTTGCTCTGGTCTGCTGAAGCAGGCATAAAGCCGGGCTTAGACATCCATTTTCTCGCCCTAACGAGTCTGTGCTTGATGTACGGTTGGCGAGTCGCTTATCTACTATGTGTGCCCATCGCCTTATCTCTCGCGCTTTTTGGCACGTTAACCCTTGAAGCGATGGGGCAATATCTACTGCTTTCGTGTTTAATTCCCCTCTTAACCAGTTACGTCGTTTTTCTGTTGAGTTATCGCTATCTGCCGCGCAATATCTTCGTCTATATCTTTGTTGCAGGCTTTTTTAACGGTGCTATCACCGGTAGCGTGCATATCCTGAGCACCAGCTTTTTCCATCTTGTGATGGATTCTCATGACTGGGCGACAATTGTTGACAACTATCTTGTATTTATTGTGCTATTAGCATTTCCTGAAGGACTACTAAATGGTATGGCTGTCGCCGTATTGAGTGTGTTTAAGCCCGAGTGGTTGCGCACATTTTCCGACCGAGATTACATCTATAATCACTATCACAAAAAATAA
- a CDS encoding YfbU family protein translates to MEMTNAQRLILSNQYYLMSQMDPENAQKYKRLQTIVERGYVLQMHELSKEFGCIEENECREIIDIMEMYHAMQESNNMLEEHERKDVDQRRLQFLGFDCGTECKLVHYVRFLVDSEGLYPQFDKGDHHFNAQMPMLDKYRRMLATWRNCPRQYHLCANELKQIFNA, encoded by the coding sequence ATGGAAATGACAAACGCTCAACGTTTGATTCTGTCGAACCAGTACTACCTGATGTCACAGATGGATCCAGAAAACGCTCAAAAATACAAACGCTTACAGACTATCGTTGAACGTGGCTATGTATTGCAAATGCATGAGTTGAGCAAAGAATTCGGCTGTATTGAAGAGAACGAATGCCGCGAAATCATCGACATTATGGAGATGTATCACGCGATGCAAGAGTCTAACAATATGCTAGAAGAGCACGAGCGCAAAGACGTTGACCAACGCCGCCTGCAATTCCTTGGTTTTGATTGCGGCACCGAATGTAAGTTGGTTCATTATGTGCGCTTCCTTGTTGACTCTGAAGGCTTATATCCTCAGTTCGATAAAGGCGATCACCACTTTAACGCACAAATGCCGATGTTAGATAAATATCGTCGCATGCTTGCAACATGGCGTAACTGTCCACGTCAATACCACCTATGTGCTAACGAGTTAAAACAGATTTTCAACGCGTAA